The window CTGAGCAAATGCTCGGTCGTCTCGACGCGGACGGGTATCGCATGGTCGATTCGGTCGAGGGCGCCGATTTTGTGGTCGTCAACACGTGCGCGTTCATCGATTCGGCCCGAGCGGAGTCCATGGACGCCATCGACGAAATGCTGGCACTCAAACGTGAGGGGAAATTACGGAATGTCGTCGTCACCGGTTGCTTGGCCGAACGCCAACAAGGCAAACTGCTCGCCGATCGTCCCGAAATTGACGCTCTCGTCGGTGTCTTTGGACGCAATGACATCGTCAGTGTCGTCGACGATTTGTACTCGGGGCTCGAAGAACAACGCACTGTATTCAAACCGGCTGCAGTCAACCCGCTCAGTGACGGTGTACGCTCAGCTGTCACGCCCCGGCACTTCGCCTATCTGAAAATCAGCGAAGGGTGTGATCGACTCTGTACGTTCTGTGCCATTCCTAAGATGCGAGGGAAACACTTCAGCAAACCGATCGAGCAGATCATTGAGGAAGCCGAACGGCTCGGTCGCAGTGGCGTGAGGGAGCTCGTTGTCGTCGCCCAAGACACAACTTATTACGGCATGGACCGCTATGGGAAACCTCGGTTGAATGAATTGCTGCAGCAACTTGATCAAGTCGAGTCGATCGACTGGATTCGGTTGATGTACTTCTATCCCATGTACATCGACGATGCGCTCATCGACACGATCGCGTCGGCACAGCGGATCGTGCCCTATATCGACATGCCGCTCCAGCACGCCAGCGACGCGATGTTGCGACGGATGTCACGCAAGACCACCCGGAAACTGCAGACGGAGATTGTCCAGCGGATGCGGCAACGGATCGATTCACTTGTCATGCGTACCACCATGATCACCGGTTTTCCCGGTGAGACCGAAGACGATTTCAAGGAACTGCTCGATTTCGTTGATGAGTCCCAGTTCGAAAATCTAGGCGTGTTCACTTACTCGGTCGAAGAAGACACCCCCGCAGCGAAACTGCCCAACCGCGTGGATCCCGAAACCGCCAATCGTCGCCGTGACGAATTGATGGGACTCCAGCAGCAAATCGCCTTCCGCTTCAACGGTAACCGCGTCGGAGGTGTTGAAGACGTGCTGATTGATGCGGCGCTGCCGGAACAGGAAGGTGTGTTCATTGGCCGCACTCGAAGTGAAGCCCCTGATGTCGATGGCCTAGTGTATGTTTCGCAAGTTAGCGAGGAATCGCCGGTCGCAGTGGGGCAACTCCGCCCCTGCGAAATTGTTGCTTCCCAGGGTTACGACCTCGCCGCTGCCGCGCTGGAATGATTGTCCCGCGGTACTGGGCGGAGGCGAAACGCCAAATCGATCAAGATGATCGTCGCCTGACGATCCGCCGGTATGGTTGGTCTGACGACAGTGAACCGGCAGCCCAGCAACATGCCGAGGACCGAGTCAACGAAGCGATCAAACGCATCGAAGCCGGTGAGCAGACCCTGCTCCGCGAACCCAAGGTAGCCTACAACGGTGCCGATGGACTGCCGATTCGAGAAGAGATCATCTCGCGCCATGAGGACGCTGTCGTTACTCGCAACAGTTATGGGGCGCTGTGCCTGAATACGCCCGACGTCCTGTTCGCAGACGTCGATGCACCGCCCTCAAGCAGTTGTGCTGTTTATTTTTATACGCTGTTCTTGTATGCCGCAGCGTATTTTGTGCTGGCCCGATTGTTTGCCGATGCCCGTTCGATCTGGCTGTTCTTGCTCGGTGCTCTCTTCTTTGTCACGATATTTGGCAGCGTCTGGCACTGGCTTGTCGACCGTCTGGCTCGTTCGCCCAAAGCCAAGGCCCGCCAACGAATTGAGCGATTCGCGAACCGATCCCAAGATTGGAGTCTGCGGCTCTATGAGACGCCGATGGGCTGGCGCGTTCTCGTCACGCACGCGACATTTGATCCTCGTAGCGACGAGGTCCGTGACTTCTTCCAAGCCATCGGTGCCGACCCCACTTATCGGCGAATGTGCTTCAATCAGAATTGTTTCCGCGCGCGAGTCTCGCCGAAACCATGGCGGATGGGTATCACCGCTCATCTGCGTCCCCGCCCAGGGATATGGCCCGTATCCGCAGAACGACTGCCCGCCCGCACTCAATGGGTGCAGCACTACGAGCAGCAAGCAAAAGCGTACTCCGCCTGTCGATTCGAGGCGTCGATCGGCAGTTCCGTGATATGCCCTAAAGCGTCCGCGATCGTAAAGCTGCACGATGTCCTCTCACGGGCCCAGTCGCCTGAGCCGATGGCGTAGAAGGGAAATTCCCGAGGGTTTGCGGCAGCGATAGGAGCTGACGGCGCCAAGAACCTATTTTCGATCTCGGCTGCTTCTATCCGCAGTCAAAAACTGAGAATCTCACCGGCAGCGCGCTCTCAGTGCGGAATGTTGTCGGTTGAGATATGGGATCGGCTTGACCCGGCTACCTGGAATTACCTAACAGTGAGTGGAGAGATGAAACGCTCTGTTGGATGACGGGATCCTTTAGCCACGTTCTGGAATGCATATGAACACTGCGACCTCTCAGACGAATGCGACACGGCCCCAGGCATGAATCGCGTCGCAATGTGGAATCCTCGTACGTGGCTCGCCCGAGTTCTAGGATTGGGACGTTCGCTCGCCTCGCGGAGTCGAAAGCGATGCTCACCAAGCCATTCAGGTTGGAGAGCCCAGCGGCATTCATCGTTCCGAAGTTCATTGCGTAGCTCACGCCTGTGGCTGCGGATGGTTTGTGGGTGCGGGGTGCTGGTGGGACTGTGCCTGCTCGCTCGCAATCCCGTTGCTCGTTGGGCGGGAATGACGGTAGGGTCAATCTTTCTTGATACTCGCGTCGAGATAGCGAAACTTGAGATTGGGTGGTCACAGATCACCGTCGACGGAATAACGGTTTTTGAACCGGCGTTTCCCGATCAAGTTCAGTTTCACGTCGCCCGGGTCGCCGTCATCCCGTCCCTAAAGCGAGGTTTCTCCGACGGCGTTTGGTTGGAGCGGGTGACAGTCGATCAACCGGAAATGCATCTGCGGTTTGACCAGCACGGCAATTTATTGTCGGTTTTTCCTGAGCGCTCGGGGCAGGCGAGCACGAATTCACCGCTGACGATTCCGCTGCAGTATCTCGTGGTCAATCATGCTGCGGCGATTGTGCATCAGACTGGGCGTGAAGAGCTGCGAGTGAAAGACATCAATTTGCAGGCTGAGTTTTCAGACGCGATTGTTGCCCGAGCACAGGTGCCTGAGGTCCTCTCGGGAAGCATCGATTTTCAATGCCAACTCGATGCGAGAACATTTGCGGGCACCACGAAACTAAATGTGCTAGGTATCGAACTCGATACAGAGCAATTAGCGAGTTTGCCCTTGGTACCCCAGGTAGTCGCCGACCACCCTTCCACAGCGTCCGTGACAATCTCATTTCAGGGTACGCACCCGCCGGGTGACACCGACCTGCGGCATCATACTGTGGAGTGCCTGCTTTCCGCACGCGACATGCAATCGCGACGTTTTGGCATGTTATGCCCACGGCTCGATGTGGAGATCAAACAGGCTGCGGGTGTCGCGCGGGTCACAACCCATGCCGCTCTGCTTGGTGGCGATATGCAGGTAAATGCTTCAGCAGATTTGAATCAATTCGCGATCACGGGCGAGATGACGACAACACTTCGTCACTGTAATCTTCATCAATTGACGCAGCATGTTCCTGAACTGCATGAATTAGCTGTGATTGCATCTGGTCAAGCATCCGTGCGTGCGACATGGGACGATGGCAAACTCGATTTTCAAGGTGACGCGGACACGGAATTAAACGAATTTCAGCTCGACTCCATCGCGCTGCCAGTGGTCACCGCTCGAGCGAGCACACAGGGCACGTTCTGCCCCGGCAAGGAGCGTCCACTCCGCGGCGTCGTCACGGGATTGTTCTCCACCACTGGGCTACAACTGAGTCAACTGGCGACGCGGTATGAGTTGCCGGAGATCGCCGGTGAAATACTAGCGAGTGGAAGCATTGAATTGCCTCTGGAGCAATTGACGGATCCGACCAGCTATCACGCAGAGACGCATGCGCGGCTGCGGAACTTCGCAGGCTTCGACATGCACGTACCCGATAGCGAAATATCCGCGACCCTGAGTGAAGGAATTGCCGCAGTGGAATCCTCTGGTCTTTCCCTGCAGGACGCCAGCGGAAAAATGATCGCCGGCGTCACGGTGCAGGCGCAGGCATCGTTGGGTGATCATGGCCGCATGGATGCAAGTGCGGAGGGGCATTTTGAACCGTCGCCAGACCTGATCAGACGACTGGGCCTGAGCGATATCGAGCCGCAAGGCCGATTGTCATGCCACATCGATGTCGGGTGCCTATTGACGGAGCTCGCAAATCCCCGGGCCTGGACCGCTTCTGCGGCTGCCGAGACCCAATCAATCATGCTCGCTGGAGAGAAGATTGGCGACATGCAACTGGACGCTGAGTTGACCAAAGGTCTCCTGACGGCCAGTCCAATAGTCGTACGATGGCGCGACAACGAGTGCACAATTCGAACGGAGGGCGAAGTGGGCGACGCAATCTCCGTTTGTGCGGAAGTCGACGCTCCAGACTGGAAGCTGGAAGACGCCGGCGATGTGCTTTCGCGGTTCTCAAAATCGCCGTTGCCAATCGCGGGAAGGGTCAACGTTGATGGACAAGTAATGTACCGCCAGGAATTCACGGCGGGTACAAGGACGTTGCATGCGTTTGGGAACGCCAACTTGGAACAAGCGGTGTTCGCTCGTACGCGGATTGGCGATGCGAGGCTGCGTTGGTTGGCAAATTTCGACGGTCTGGTCCTATCCACCTCGTCAGATGATTTTCTGGGAGGACGGTTCGACGTCAACGCACGCGTGGCTCAACTGGATTGGACAAAGACCGAGATCGACGGCACCTTTACAGACGTGCAAGTGCCTCGGTTGGTGTCGATGACTCGTCAACGGGTTCCGTCCACCGGCATACTTGAGGGCGGTTTCCGTGTCACATCGATTGCGAGCTTGAGTGACTTAACGGGTGACGCGTGGATGCGGAGCGGCGGACTGACACTGCAGAGAATTCCAGTCGAATTGACACAAGCTCATGTTTCGGTGCAGCAGGGGGTTGCCCGTGCTGGCAGCGACGGAGAAATCGTCGGAGGTCGCTTTCATGCCGATGCTCAGGCTTCGCTCACGGCGCTGGCCGAGTTTTTTGCTCAGCCCAATCCACGACTGGCGGAGGTGCCCATCACCTCCCATTTTCGTGTGGACAACCTGCCGCTGGCGTCCCTGGCCGTGGCATTGCAGCTACCTCGCGAGACGCGATTCCTTGGCGGAACTGTTTCAGCGGCGGTCCTCCGGGATGAGGCCGCACGCGATGGGCGGCACCTCGCCACGGTGACGGCCAGTGTCGACGATCTCCGCTGGAAGCACGCTCCACTGTCCGATCGCATCACAGCCGGACTGGTGGTGCATCCCACACAGGTTGAACTGAATAGCGTTCAAGGCCGCTTTGCCGACGGAAATCTGTCGGGAAAGGCGGCTGTGCACTTCGTTGGAGCACCGGCAGGACGCTTTGATTTTATCGCCAGCCGTGTCAATCTGCGGCGGGCGACGTCACCGTTTGGCGCTGATGTTTCCGGCAGCGGGTCAGTAAAAATTCAGGGGCGGTTAGGTCACGCCATCACAGGACGCGCTGACGTGACGGTGGACAACGCCGTCGCTGCTGGGGTCGGTGTGCGACAAGTACGTTTGCCTATCGATTGGACGGTTACCCCCACTTCCAAAACGGTTCGCTGGCAGTGCCGCGCCGGTACCGCCTCGCTCGGCGGCGGCAATGTTCGAATTGCTACTCAGGGTAGCTACGCCCACTCGCTCAATATGAATAGCACCATCCGCGTCGAACGAGTCGATCTAGCGAAGCTGATGCAGAACGGTTCGGCCGGGTCGGGGATCGTTGACGGGGAGGTGATCCTGCGAGCCAAGCAGGCACGGTCACCCCAGCAATTGGTGGGCACCTACGATTTCGAAATGAAGAACATTCAAGCATTAGAAATTCCGGTGCTCGATCAATTGCCCAAGATGGTCAGCCTGTCACCTCCCACGCCCGGTCGTGGTCAAGACGGGGCCACCATCCACGGCCGGATCGGTGGCGGGTTGGTACATGTTGATGAGATTGCCGTTCACCAGAGCAACATCCAAGTCTTGGTCTCTGGACAGGCGACCATGCAGGGCAAGTTAGATCTTGATGTGATCGTCAGCACAGAATCGACCAGCCCCACCGATCAGCTGATCTCCATGCTCGATTCACCTCTGATGCTGGCGGCGCCAGCCCCCATCGCGCTGATCGCGAAAGCCAATGACTTGTTAAAGGATCGCGTGGTTCGGGTGCACGTCGGAGGCACCGCAGGAACTCCCACCCTGCGATTGCAACCGGGGAAGCAACTCACTCAGGACGCAGTCCGATTTTTCTTAAGTAACAGTTTCGGATCAGCCGCCACGCAAGTGGCTAATTTGCGAACAACCAGCCAACTACGTTAAGCCGAGAATTCATAATGAGCACTCACGAACCACGGCCTGCAGAGAAATCGCAACACTGTGATAGGCAGGCGGACAATAACC of the Allorhodopirellula heiligendammensis genome contains:
- the rimO gene encoding 30S ribosomal protein S12 methylthiotransferase RimO; the protein is MQLPIYQKSEINVAVPPPRESADPDAAALGASATSRHRGQYAVVSLGCPKNLVDTEQMLGRLDADGYRMVDSVEGADFVVVNTCAFIDSARAESMDAIDEMLALKREGKLRNVVVTGCLAERQQGKLLADRPEIDALVGVFGRNDIVSVVDDLYSGLEEQRTVFKPAAVNPLSDGVRSAVTPRHFAYLKISEGCDRLCTFCAIPKMRGKHFSKPIEQIIEEAERLGRSGVRELVVVAQDTTYYGMDRYGKPRLNELLQQLDQVESIDWIRLMYFYPMYIDDALIDTIASAQRIVPYIDMPLQHASDAMLRRMSRKTTRKLQTEIVQRMRQRIDSLVMRTTMITGFPGETEDDFKELLDFVDESQFENLGVFTYSVEEDTPAAKLPNRVDPETANRRRDELMGLQQQIAFRFNGNRVGGVEDVLIDAALPEQEGVFIGRTRSEAPDVDGLVYVSQVSEESPVAVGQLRPCEIVASQGYDLAAAALE
- a CDS encoding AsmA-like C-terminal region-containing protein, producing the protein MRSSRLWLRMVCGCGVLVGLCLLARNPVARWAGMTVGSIFLDTRVEIAKLEIGWSQITVDGITVFEPAFPDQVQFHVARVAVIPSLKRGFSDGVWLERVTVDQPEMHLRFDQHGNLLSVFPERSGQASTNSPLTIPLQYLVVNHAAAIVHQTGREELRVKDINLQAEFSDAIVARAQVPEVLSGSIDFQCQLDARTFAGTTKLNVLGIELDTEQLASLPLVPQVVADHPSTASVTISFQGTHPPGDTDLRHHTVECLLSARDMQSRRFGMLCPRLDVEIKQAAGVARVTTHAALLGGDMQVNASADLNQFAITGEMTTTLRHCNLHQLTQHVPELHELAVIASGQASVRATWDDGKLDFQGDADTELNEFQLDSIALPVVTARASTQGTFCPGKERPLRGVVTGLFSTTGLQLSQLATRYELPEIAGEILASGSIELPLEQLTDPTSYHAETHARLRNFAGFDMHVPDSEISATLSEGIAAVESSGLSLQDASGKMIAGVTVQAQASLGDHGRMDASAEGHFEPSPDLIRRLGLSDIEPQGRLSCHIDVGCLLTELANPRAWTASAAAETQSIMLAGEKIGDMQLDAELTKGLLTASPIVVRWRDNECTIRTEGEVGDAISVCAEVDAPDWKLEDAGDVLSRFSKSPLPIAGRVNVDGQVMYRQEFTAGTRTLHAFGNANLEQAVFARTRIGDARLRWLANFDGLVLSTSSDDFLGGRFDVNARVAQLDWTKTEIDGTFTDVQVPRLVSMTRQRVPSTGILEGGFRVTSIASLSDLTGDAWMRSGGLTLQRIPVELTQAHVSVQQGVARAGSDGEIVGGRFHADAQASLTALAEFFAQPNPRLAEVPITSHFRVDNLPLASLAVALQLPRETRFLGGTVSAAVLRDEAARDGRHLATVTASVDDLRWKHAPLSDRITAGLVVHPTQVELNSVQGRFADGNLSGKAAVHFVGAPAGRFDFIASRVNLRRATSPFGADVSGSGSVKIQGRLGHAITGRADVTVDNAVAAGVGVRQVRLPIDWTVTPTSKTVRWQCRAGTASLGGGNVRIATQGSYAHSLNMNSTIRVERVDLAKLMQNGSAGSGIVDGEVILRAKQARSPQQLVGTYDFEMKNIQALEIPVLDQLPKMVSLSPPTPGRGQDGATIHGRIGGGLVHVDEIAVHQSNIQVLVSGQATMQGKLDLDVIVSTESTSPTDQLISMLDSPLMLAAPAPIALIAKANDLLKDRVVRVHVGGTAGTPTLRLQPGKQLTQDAVRFFLSNSFGSAATQVANLRTTSQLR